Proteins encoded in a region of the Bacillus horti genome:
- a CDS encoding ABC transporter ATP-binding protein, giving the protein MALLRVDNLHVHYPIRGGVFRRVIDHVKAVNGVSLTLEKGQTYGLVGESGSGKTTIGRAIIGLNDITSGSVLFDSVNLAAMKRSASNRRDIQMIFQDPYSSLNSKKRIIDIISEPLINYESFTKLERRAKVEELLEQVGLSKESIFKYPHEFSGGQKQRIGIARAIALNPRLIIADEPVSALDVSVQAQVLNFMKDIQKDLNLTYLLISHDLGIIRHMCDRIGIMYKGRLVEEGLSEDIYTNPQHIYTKRLISAIPDIDPKNRTKQTILRDEVKREYERSKEFYFDQDGLAYDLRPISSTHSVAMLREGK; this is encoded by the coding sequence ATGGCGCTTCTTAGAGTTGATAACCTACATGTCCACTATCCGATTCGAGGGGGAGTTTTTAGAAGAGTTATTGATCATGTAAAAGCAGTGAATGGAGTCTCATTAACCTTAGAAAAAGGACAAACTTACGGTTTGGTTGGTGAGTCAGGTTCAGGTAAAACAACAATTGGACGCGCCATTATCGGTTTAAATGATATCACATCTGGTAGTGTTTTATTCGACAGCGTTAATTTAGCGGCGATGAAACGCTCAGCCTCAAACCGTCGTGATATCCAAATGATCTTTCAAGACCCTTATTCGTCCTTAAATTCTAAAAAACGAATTATCGATATTATTTCAGAACCATTAATAAACTATGAGTCTTTTACTAAGCTGGAGCGGAGAGCAAAAGTTGAAGAGCTTTTAGAGCAGGTGGGACTTAGTAAAGAAAGCATTTTCAAGTATCCACATGAATTCTCAGGTGGTCAAAAACAGAGGATCGGTATTGCTCGGGCCATTGCTTTAAATCCACGACTAATCATTGCAGATGAGCCTGTTTCAGCGTTAGATGTGTCCGTTCAAGCCCAAGTATTAAATTTTATGAAGGACATTCAAAAGGATTTAAATTTGACCTATTTATTAATCAGTCATGATCTAGGAATTATACGCCATATGTGTGACAGAATCGGCATTATGTATAAGGGACGACTCGTAGAAGAAGGTTTATCTGAAGACATTTATACAAATCCTCAGCATATTTACACAAAAAGATTAATTTCTGCTATTCCCGATATTGACCCAAAAAACCGTACCAAACAGACCATTTTACGTGATGAGGTTAAACGTGAATATGAAAGGTCTAAAGAGTTTTATTTTGATCAAGATGGATTAGCCTATGACTTAAGACCAATATCCAGCACTCATTCTGTTGCTATGCTAAGGGAGGGCAAATAA
- a CDS encoding ABC transporter ATP-binding protein, whose amino-acid sequence MNNLLHIQNLKTSFRIGDHYYAAVDDVSLDINKNEIIAIVGESGCGKSALAFSIMGLHDPKWSRVDGHIFFKNYDLANIPNENLNHLRGSDLGMIFQDPLAALNPLMIVGAQIDETLLLHTKMSKEQRTARVIELLDAVGIPNPSRVYSQYPHELSGGMRQRIVIATAIANNPSFLIADEPTTALDVTIQAQILELLKELKEKMDAGVMLITHDLGVVAEVADRVAVMYAGQIIEIAPVEELFANPKHPYTRSLLESVPSVSNKQERLHSIQGIVPPLQSLPRIGCRFKARIPWIPDEAHEENPILHEVNQGHFVRCTCYREFYFSNVKRGRI is encoded by the coding sequence TTGAATAACCTACTACATATTCAGAATTTAAAGACTTCCTTCCGTATTGGAGATCATTATTATGCTGCTGTCGATGATGTCTCCCTTGACATTAACAAAAATGAAATTATAGCGATTGTTGGAGAGTCTGGCTGTGGAAAGAGCGCCCTTGCCTTTTCAATTATGGGTCTACATGATCCAAAATGGTCACGGGTAGATGGACATATCTTTTTTAAAAACTATGACTTGGCAAATATTCCAAACGAAAATTTAAACCATCTTCGAGGCTCCGATTTAGGCATGATTTTCCAGGATCCATTAGCAGCCTTAAATCCCCTAATGATTGTAGGCGCCCAAATTGATGAAACATTACTTTTACATACTAAAATGAGCAAGGAGCAGCGTACAGCTAGAGTAATAGAGCTATTGGATGCAGTAGGAATACCAAATCCTAGTCGAGTGTATAGCCAATATCCACATGAATTATCAGGAGGAATGCGTCAACGTATTGTTATTGCAACAGCAATTGCTAATAATCCCTCATTTCTTATTGCTGATGAACCAACAACCGCTTTAGATGTAACAATTCAAGCTCAGATTCTCGAATTATTAAAAGAATTAAAAGAAAAGATGGATGCTGGAGTTATGTTAATTACTCATGACCTCGGAGTTGTAGCAGAAGTAGCTGATCGAGTAGCAGTGATGTATGCTGGACAAATTATTGAAATTGCACCAGTAGAAGAGCTTTTTGCTAATCCAAAACATCCTTACACTCGGTCTCTGTTAGAGTCAGTTCCATCTGTCTCTAATAAGCAAGAACGATTGCATTCTATTCAAGGAATTGTCCCCCCATTGCAAAGCTTGCCAAGAATAGGGTGCCGCTTCAAGGCTAGGATACCTTGGATCCCAGATGAAGCCCATGAGGAAAACCCAATCCTACACGAAGTTAATCAAGGCCATTTTGTACGATGCACCTGCTATAGAGAGTTTTACTTCTCAAATGTGAAAAGAGGGAGGATATGA
- a CDS encoding ABC transporter ATP-binding protein: METFKRLKEFYLPYKRYFIISMIGLIIATAITVIYPLVLMFTIDDVIGEGQWNLVPYLALGFVGIMVFKGIATYFHQYYGDLFGIRAVYELRNELYKKLQFLPFRYYDNAKTGDLMSRLTADVEGFRFFLSFGCAQLLNFILLVGFGLGIMLFLSVKLALVTLAAMPFLAVVVYRFDKRVHPAFKGIRRSFAQLTTKVQENISGMNTVKSLSREDFEIDRFVDRNENYKDKQIHTAKIWATFFPLMELIGHICVVALLGYGGYLVISGEMFIGQLVAFFSLVWYILDPIMQLGFIINTFSQSKASGERLLEVLDEKEDIQSLPDSLQAERLEGNVEFVEVTHKYASNDADEALHAISLKADAGKVIGLIGATGAGKTSIIQLISRFYEPASGEIFIDGRNIKEYTVETLRKNIGIVLQESFLFSSSIRDNIAYGNPDASMEEIIRAAKRAQAHDFIMELPDGYDTLLGERGMGLSGGQKQRISIARALLINPSILILDDATSAVDMETEFKIQEAFREVMKGRTTFVIAHRISSIKQADEILVLDQGRVIERGTHDQLIQKDGAYRRIYDIQFKDRHLIMQDQLA; encoded by the coding sequence ATGGAAACGTTTAAACGACTTAAGGAGTTTTATTTACCGTATAAACGGTACTTTATTATCTCCATGATAGGTCTGATTATAGCTACTGCTATAACAGTGATCTATCCATTAGTGCTAATGTTTACGATTGATGATGTTATTGGTGAAGGGCAGTGGAATTTAGTGCCCTATCTTGCCTTAGGTTTTGTGGGCATCATGGTATTTAAGGGAATAGCTACTTATTTTCATCAGTACTACGGTGATCTATTTGGGATAAGGGCTGTTTACGAACTACGAAATGAGCTTTATAAGAAGCTTCAATTTTTACCATTTAGATATTATGATAACGCTAAAACGGGAGATTTGATGTCGCGGCTAACGGCAGACGTTGAAGGTTTCCGGTTTTTCTTGTCTTTTGGCTGTGCACAGCTCTTAAACTTCATTCTATTAGTTGGGTTTGGACTTGGGATCATGCTTTTTCTAAGTGTAAAACTGGCTCTTGTGACCTTAGCAGCTATGCCTTTCCTTGCTGTTGTCGTTTATCGCTTTGACAAAAGAGTACATCCAGCCTTTAAAGGGATACGCCGTTCTTTTGCTCAATTAACAACGAAGGTACAGGAAAACATCAGTGGAATGAATACGGTTAAATCCTTATCAAGAGAGGATTTTGAAATCGATCGATTTGTCGATAGAAATGAAAACTATAAGGATAAGCAAATTCATACAGCAAAAATCTGGGCTACCTTCTTCCCTCTAATGGAGCTGATCGGACATATTTGTGTCGTTGCTCTTTTGGGCTACGGAGGATACTTGGTTATTTCAGGTGAAATGTTTATAGGACAGCTCGTCGCCTTCTTCAGTCTTGTATGGTACATTCTTGATCCTATTATGCAATTAGGCTTTATTATTAACACGTTTTCACAATCAAAGGCTTCTGGTGAACGCCTTCTTGAGGTGTTAGACGAGAAGGAAGACATTCAGAGTCTCCCAGACTCCTTGCAAGCTGAGCGCTTAGAAGGGAATGTAGAATTTGTTGAAGTTACACATAAATATGCTTCTAATGATGCAGATGAGGCTTTACATGCCATAAGTTTAAAAGCTGACGCTGGTAAGGTTATTGGCTTGATAGGAGCAACAGGTGCAGGAAAAACGAGTATTATCCAATTAATTTCCCGCTTTTATGAGCCAGCGAGTGGAGAAATATTCATTGATGGAAGAAACATTAAGGAGTACACAGTTGAAACATTGCGTAAAAATATCGGAATTGTTCTTCAGGAATCCTTCTTGTTCTCCTCTTCTATCAGGGATAATATCGCTTATGGAAATCCGGATGCATCCATGGAGGAAATCATAAGGGCAGCTAAAAGAGCTCAAGCTCACGATTTCATTATGGAGCTTCCAGATGGCTATGACACATTGCTTGGGGAAAGAGGAATGGGATTATCTGGTGGTCAGAAGCAGAGAATTTCAATTGCTAGAGCCTTGTTAATTAACCCTAGTATTCTAATCCTTGATGATGCTACAAGTGCTGTAGACATGGAAACGGAATTTAAGATTCAAGAAGCGTTCCGAGAGGTAATGAAAGGGAGAACGACTTTTGTCATTGCTCATCGTATTTCTTCTATTAAACAAGCCGATGAGATTCTTGTACTAGATCAAGGACGTGTTATTGAAAGAGGAACTCATGATCAATTGATACAGAAGGACGGAGCGTATCGTCGAATTTACGATATCCAGTTTAAAGATAGACATCTTATTATGCAGGATCAATTGGCATAG
- a CDS encoding ABC transporter ATP-binding protein, producing MKETVQDVINQRQGKRERFRYSVDTIIEKPFNWAQMLRLMGYMKPYAFTLLPLAIIAMIVATGVRLAVPLLISYAIDNAIEIPNVSLLQILVAVIAGLYVLSYIANTFRIRWMNILGQNVIYDLRQHLFSHIQRLSHRFFDQRSAGSVLVRVTNDINSMQDLFTNGVINLLMDMIMLVGIIVILFILSPSLTVAIMVILPLMFFISTGLRRRIRRSWQTVRLKQSLLNSHLNESIQGIRVTQSFTQERENMGFFKRINADNYEAWRDATKKNATFRPLVEISGAIGTAILIWYGAHLFQQEALTIGDFVAFATYLGMFWGPISRLGQLYNQLLVGMASSERIFEFLDELPSVPEKANAKRLSQMKGHIRFEDVQFGYNESRKALNGINIEIKEGQTVALVGHTGSGKTTITNLICRFYDVTGGRVLIDGHDVRDLSLATLRSKISIVLQDTFIFSGTILENIRFGRPDATDEEVREAAKAVGADQFIYRLPNGYETEVEERGNVLSMGERQLLSFARALLADPQILILDEATASIDTESELKIQAALKKLLAGRTAIIIAHRLSTIRDAENIIVLEHGNILEQGSHDELMKHRGEYYGLVKAQFKVLQDES from the coding sequence ATGAAAGAAACTGTACAAGATGTCATCAATCAAAGACAGGGGAAGCGAGAACGCTTTCGCTACTCCGTTGATACGATTATTGAAAAGCCCTTTAATTGGGCGCAAATGTTACGATTGATGGGGTATATGAAGCCCTATGCTTTTACCCTGCTTCCACTAGCTATTATTGCTATGATTGTAGCAACAGGAGTAAGACTTGCTGTCCCTTTACTCATTTCATATGCGATTGACAATGCTATTGAGATCCCTAATGTTTCTTTGCTTCAGATTCTAGTAGCTGTGATCGCTGGGTTGTATGTCCTTTCTTATATAGCTAATACCTTCCGTATCCGCTGGATGAATATTTTGGGGCAAAATGTTATTTATGACTTAAGGCAGCATTTGTTTTCTCATATTCAAAGGCTATCTCATCGCTTCTTTGATCAGAGATCGGCAGGGTCAGTCCTAGTGCGCGTGACAAATGATATTAATTCGATGCAGGACTTGTTTACAAATGGGGTTATCAACCTATTAATGGATATGATCATGTTAGTTGGGATCATTGTTATCTTATTCATACTGAGTCCAAGTCTAACCGTGGCCATTATGGTCATTTTGCCACTCATGTTTTTCATCTCTACTGGCTTAAGAAGAAGAATACGTCGTTCGTGGCAAACGGTAAGGCTTAAGCAATCTTTGCTTAACTCGCACTTAAATGAGAGCATTCAAGGAATTCGAGTGACTCAGTCCTTCACACAAGAGCGTGAAAATATGGGCTTTTTCAAGAGAATTAATGCGGATAACTATGAGGCTTGGCGGGATGCGACCAAGAAAAACGCCACCTTTAGACCGCTTGTGGAAATCTCGGGTGCGATTGGTACGGCAATTCTGATTTGGTATGGAGCTCATTTGTTTCAACAGGAGGCATTGACGATTGGAGATTTTGTAGCCTTTGCTACGTATTTAGGGATGTTTTGGGGGCCGATTTCTCGGTTAGGGCAGCTTTATAATCAGCTTCTTGTGGGGATGGCGTCCTCGGAAAGGATTTTTGAATTCCTTGATGAGCTACCATCTGTCCCTGAAAAAGCAAATGCTAAGAGATTATCACAGATGAAGGGACACATTAGGTTTGAGGATGTTCAGTTTGGTTACAATGAAAGCAGAAAAGCTCTCAATGGAATTAATATAGAAATCAAGGAAGGGCAAACCGTTGCCTTAGTTGGACATACAGGCTCAGGGAAAACAACGATTACAAACCTTATTTGTCGCTTCTATGATGTTACAGGTGGTCGTGTATTGATTGACGGGCATGATGTGCGTGATCTGTCCCTAGCTACTCTGCGTTCTAAAATAAGTATCGTTTTGCAGGATACATTTATCTTCTCCGGGACAATTTTAGAGAACATTCGCTTTGGTCGACCAGACGCTACTGACGAAGAGGTCAGAGAAGCGGCAAAAGCAGTAGGAGCTGATCAATTTATTTATCGTCTTCCTAATGGTTACGAAACAGAGGTTGAGGAACGAGGAAATGTCCTTTCTATGGGAGAGAGACAATTGCTTTCCTTTGCTAGAGCGCTTTTAGCGGATCCGCAAATTTTGATTCTAGATGAAGCAACAGCAAGTATTGATACCGAATCAGAGTTAAAGATTCAAGCTGCACTAAAGAAGCTATTAGCAGGACGTACAGCTATTATTATTGCTCACAGACTTTCAACAATTCGTGATGCGGAAAACATTATTGTGCTAGAGCATGGGAATATTCTAGAACAGGGAAGTCATGATGAGTTGATGAAGCATCGCGGAGAATACTACGGCTTGGTAAAAGCACAATTTAAAGTATTACAGGATGAATCATAG
- the mqnC gene encoding cyclic dehypoxanthinyl futalosine synthase encodes MSIDSILDKALKGERISVEEAVRLYESNEIEKMGHVADQIMKKWHPDPVTTFVIGRNVNYTNFCDTYCKFCAFYRPPGHEEGYVLPDEVIYQKIQETLDVGGTEILMQGGTNPDLPLSYYTDLLRGIKKRFNIHMHSFSPAEIWKIVEVSGLSLEQVLTELKEAGLDSIPGGGAEILDDRIRKKISRLKGSWKDWMECMTTANKVGLHTTATMVIGFGETLEERAMHMLRVREAQDETNGFLAFISWTYQPDFTNLGGEKTSPEEYLKNVAISRIFLDNIPNFQSSWVTMGGEIGKQSLSYGCNDFGSTMIEENVVSAAGTTHKVNTNQILDLIRGAGKTPAQRNTKYEILRVFNEGDTIEKDFVMQN; translated from the coding sequence ATGTCTATTGACTCTATTTTAGATAAAGCGTTAAAAGGTGAACGGATTTCGGTAGAGGAAGCTGTTCGTTTGTATGAGAGTAATGAGATTGAAAAAATGGGACATGTAGCCGATCAAATTATGAAAAAGTGGCACCCAGATCCTGTCACTACGTTTGTTATAGGTCGTAATGTGAACTATACAAACTTTTGTGATACGTACTGCAAGTTCTGTGCTTTTTACCGTCCACCAGGACATGAGGAAGGCTATGTATTACCTGATGAGGTTATTTATCAAAAAATCCAAGAAACTCTAGACGTAGGGGGAACTGAGATTTTAATGCAGGGTGGTACAAACCCTGATTTACCTCTGTCTTATTATACGGATTTATTACGAGGGATTAAAAAACGCTTTAATATTCATATGCACTCTTTTTCACCAGCTGAGATCTGGAAGATTGTCGAGGTATCAGGTCTATCTCTAGAGCAGGTATTGACTGAGCTGAAGGAGGCAGGGCTAGATTCCATTCCGGGTGGTGGAGCTGAGATATTGGATGACAGAATTCGCAAGAAAATCAGTCGTCTGAAAGGCTCCTGGAAGGATTGGATGGAATGTATGACTACAGCAAACAAAGTGGGTCTTCACACCACAGCTACCATGGTTATAGGCTTTGGTGAAACTCTAGAAGAGCGTGCCATGCATATGCTTAGAGTGCGTGAGGCACAGGATGAGACGAATGGCTTCTTAGCGTTTATTTCTTGGACGTATCAGCCTGACTTCACGAATTTAGGTGGAGAAAAAACCTCTCCTGAGGAGTATCTAAAGAACGTAGCCATCTCTAGAATCTTCCTAGACAATATTCCTAATTTCCAATCGTCTTGGGTAACAATGGGAGGAGAAATTGGTAAGCAATCCTTATCTTATGGCTGTAATGACTTTGGTTCAACAATGATTGAAGAGAATGTCGTTTCGGCTGCCGGGACAACACATAAAGTTAACACAAACCAAATCTTAGACTTGATTCGTGGGGCGGGTAAAACACCAGCCCAGCGAAACACAAAATACGAAATCCTACGTGTTTTCAATGAGGGAGACACGATTGAGAAGGATTTTGTCATGCAGAATTAG
- a CDS encoding putative sporulation protein YtxC yields the protein MIKMVPLTTIKWEHFTPYLLLQLTGLEDRYIGFEVKDNYKCIHIQGYSLDQKLDPPLSHTQVDEQIKNAFCQAISEFYVEELEEEYIKMMIKKVFGFVQPEQIERIYHFCFDMLFLHEDSVFRDEAKISERKRQIFDCAYDYIQEEKEFHLDGFIRFRLSEYRYELEELIEFAVDEYIVDQEYQRFIQLLQQYVAQQIPQIPILHVHHRQGRRFVLFNQDGEQLTEQQIEQYLNKFAIESVTHEDIIVSTLIAMAPKIIILHTTDPNVTIIRTLQTIFQTRLELCLNCQKCKQWQERKLVQQ from the coding sequence ATGATAAAAATGGTTCCTTTAACAACTATAAAGTGGGAGCATTTTACTCCTTACTTACTTCTACAGCTTACAGGGCTGGAGGATCGTTACATAGGCTTTGAAGTGAAAGATAACTATAAATGTATTCATATCCAGGGCTATTCCCTAGATCAAAAGCTAGATCCACCTTTATCCCATACACAGGTTGATGAACAGATTAAGAATGCCTTTTGTCAGGCTATCTCAGAGTTTTACGTTGAAGAATTAGAAGAAGAATACATTAAAATGATGATTAAAAAGGTCTTCGGTTTTGTCCAGCCTGAGCAGATTGAACGTATTTATCATTTTTGCTTCGATATGCTGTTTCTTCATGAGGATTCTGTTTTTCGGGATGAGGCTAAAATCTCAGAAAGAAAAAGACAAATCTTTGATTGTGCATATGATTACATTCAGGAAGAAAAAGAGTTCCATTTAGATGGATTTATCCGTTTTAGGCTGTCAGAGTATCGTTATGAGCTTGAGGAGCTTATTGAATTTGCTGTTGATGAATATATTGTAGATCAGGAATACCAACGCTTTATTCAGCTTCTACAGCAATATGTAGCTCAGCAAATCCCTCAAATTCCAATCTTACATGTTCATCATAGACAGGGAAGGCGCTTTGTATTGTTTAATCAGGATGGAGAACAGTTAACGGAACAACAAATTGAGCAATATTTGAATAAGTTTGCTATTGAATCAGTGACTCATGAGGATATCATTGTAAGCACGTTGATTGCTATGGCTCCTAAAATCATAATCCTGCATACTACTGATCCAAATGTAACGATTATACGAACGCTACAAACCATTTTTCAAACACGATTAGAGCTTTGTTTAAACTGTCAGAAGTGTAAGCAATGGCAGGAAAGGAAGCTTGTTCAACAATAA